The window GCCCGATGTCGCGTGAGCGACTCAGGCCAGCCGGGCGATCACCGCCTCCGCCCGCTGTATATCCCCGCCATAGATTCCTTCGAAAACAGAACCGGGCACGGCGCCGGCAATGCGCCGGGCCAGGTTCAGGCTCTCCCCGTCACCGGCACAGGAAAGGTACAGGGCAAGGGGTACGGATTCCGGGAAGGCACGCCGGTACGCATCGGGATGACTGACGACCCCGGCGATGACCTCGGGCGTTACCGGCTCGCCCCCTTCCAGGCCTGTCAGACCGCCCACGCGTTCCGGCCGGTGCACCTGCCGTTCGTCCAGCGGGATGCCGACGGACTTCAGGCTGGCGACGACCACGCCCCGTGTCGTCCCTTCCGGCACCACGGGCTCGTGGTCCCCGGGCGCCTTGAACAGCCGGGCGCGTGCGCCGTCGGCCTTCATGAGCATCAGATCGGGCGAGCAGACCTTTCGCAGCCGGTCCAGTTCGTCCGCGTCCAGTCCCTTGAGCTTGTCGGGGCGGGGCCGGGCGCCCAGGACGGTCACATGGCGGCGCGTTTTAAGTTCACGGGGAACAATCGCGGCCCAGTCCGGCGTTTCTTCGGTCACGTAGAACCCGCGCGTCTGCTTCGACGTGGGCGGATGCAGATGCGTGGTGGACGTCGTGATGA is drawn from Gemmatimonadota bacterium and contains these coding sequences:
- the yqeC gene encoding selenium cofactor biosynthesis protein YqeC, which translates into the protein MVSGPAAETPFLDTLGIRRGDAVAIVGSGGKATLMYRLAGEAVDRGYAVITTSTTHLHPPTSKQTRGFYVTEETPDWAAIVPRELKTRRHVTVLGARPRPDKLKGLDADELDRLRKVCSPDLMLMKADGARARLFKAPGDHEPVVPEGTTRGVVVASLKSVGIPLDERQVHRPERVGGLTGLEGGEPVTPEVIAGVVSHPDAYRRAFPESVPLALYLSCAGDGESLNLARRIAGAVPGSVFEGIYGGDIQRAEAVIARLA